AAATATTATTGTCAAGAGAGTACAAATATATATTTTACAATTTTATCATGAACTTTCCTCCGAAGCGGTCATGTGAAGCGCATCTTTCATGAAGCATGTGCTTCACGCTTCGGAGcgtacgcttcgcttcaaatGTCATCATTTCACTCTGAAGCGGTTATGTGAAGATTTaaaaatttttcctaatttttaaagcttttaaaaaaaatatatgaatgTTTTAAGGGGGAATTGAGCACCCCACCTCCCACTCGTCTGAGTAGGTTGAACTGGTGTACACACAAattgttttttttataaaaattagacttatataaaatttatatagatattatcttcgtaataaatttataattactagttacaaataatttatttataagaaaacatttgcttcaaacatcaaccatgaagcgACGCTTCACGCTTCGACATACACGTcgcttcctaaaaatgaaaaacgctTCACGCTTGCAATACCTTGATTGGAATTGTTCCAGAAAAGAACATATTTGAAAACATAAAGATAGATTTTGTTTCCTTGAGCCATTGAGAGCTCAATTCAACAACTAAGCTTGTTGATCAGAGCTTCCTAAAATTTTGTGCTCGATATAATAAATGAGAAGTTCTTAAAAGAACACTAGGGAACACGTGAAAAGTATAAAAAATATACTAGATCCATCTGTTTCATGAACCACTTAAGTATTTTTCTAAATCTGGAATTCTTTCTTTCTATTTAGAAGAATACTTTCGATCTTAGAGTGAAATGCTaaaatttgaagcgaagcgtatgctccgaagcgtgaagcgtacgcttttaaaaaccaaTAATAGGTTTCACACATCTGTGAGTCACAACCTGAATTACCTGATTTAACAGATAGATCTATTCTAGTATGAACAAGATTGTAACTGTGACTAGAAACCTTTTGAGTCATGAGTTGAGCAGAACTCTTATATTGACCCAGATACTCCTTGGAATATGACAACATCTTTTGATGAGATTGTTTACTTGATTCTGATTTGCACAGATGATCACAAACAAAACaacatgatctgaaatcatttgttCGAGTGCTTTTAAGATGATCTTTGTCACCTTCAGAGAGATAATCCTTGTCACAATGAATGACAACTTTTCTTGACTGGATATTAATCACAGGATTATTCTTTGAAACACATCTCTTTTGATTCTTGCAAGTGGTTAAGCTATTAGAATCCATATGTTGTTTATTAATTAAGAAATTCCGAGAGATAGAATCATATATCCTTGTCTTAACTAATAAATATTTTCTGAATTTAGGATCATTGTCAGAATTTTCAGATTCAGTTTCAAGAGAAAACAGAACAGTATTTTCATCTTGACATAGACTAAGATGTGATTATCACCATGCCAGGAGGTTCATGAATTTCAAGATTTTCTTGAGACACAGCTTCTTCATGAAACCTGGTTTTTATCAAAAAATCTTTGATAATCCTTTTGACAGatggataatatatattatcttttagattatatttttcatcaagcttTATGAAGAATTTAATCTCATCGATGTCATATGAATCTGACTTGTATGTCACAtgtgtttgttttcttattaacacGTCGTGGTTAATATTTCCTGAGTTGTGTTCAACCAGTGAACCAATAGTATTGAGTTGTTTATCAGGATCTGAAAAAAATTGACTTtctgaagtatatcatcttcttgctctACGTTAACTAAATCcgtcattagattcaattcttataggttggatcgcatcaaacatagattgttctatctttttgtgtttgcctgctctgataccaattgaaaagacgagggtacccaaatacaccacaatatttttgtttcaacctataagtcctcttaccaagtgtgattgtctatggacagagtcgagacaatacaacaacttcggtattcacactttgcgtgattgtctatggatacgagatcgaggcaatacgactaccaaagtgtgatacttgataataggttcggacttaatcaaactctataagatcactatcaagtatatcggggTTAACgtaaagtgtaatttactttaaattatataaacaaatataattgcggaaaaaaaaaaagtaaatcacacaacaatattttgttaacgaggaaaactgcaagtgcagaaaaatcccgggacctagtccagaattgaatactctaataattaagccactatataaaatctaaaccaatttcgtatagttgagaccaagaaactacccctagttcacttagtttcctcagtatccttgcgcttccgacttcgaaggtcacgcACTGGTGCAATttctttggatcatattccaaacaacaaaggaacaacGGATCTGTTTGGTAAcgactctattgattctttccaagataaagatatctcaagtcatacacaaagtctcttccgtttaatctaataaaatcctttgcctggttagatcaatctatccaataactaccaaagcagTTTAGTATAtattcacaatcaatcaatatagatctcaatgagaaactataaagcgatgccaatatcatgcaactaatcaatcgaataaatctgattctagttggatcccagtcgatcaaggtttgtgcacacacaaagatatgagaactaataagaaatcttcttcgtcttcaaattttctttaatcttcaataaaaacctgcacaacaccacttcaatctcttaggatagtttgcaagaaacgcaaacataggtatttatagaccaaggatgtatGGACATCAAGGAATCTCCaataccgaaaatattcttaagatttgcaatgaatggcaaaattcggttttcctaatgctagagcatggctcggttgaacctaccaagcgttggtatgtcaagtttggttgtcatattttagtgaatcaaaactcatgttaagagccgcttgattatgtactagatttaaacttcgtataggttagcttgaaagtattaggatatgagacattataagtattagcttgaaagtattgcgaagacttgaagatgtgaagaagcaaggagctacaacgacaacaatcatcctttcacttgaggttagtgatgtttgacttgatctgtttcattccctaacgtatctttcaagtcgtgcatattgaaaacataactgcgaagcatatttgaactctagatagacatagtattaaggaatacaatgcgaggtttattgcttaaccattaaactttgtagttaagacatcaccataatcatttgaatgctattgtgattatgtatgggtatgagatgaggatttcatcctagggaacaatgtttacgtgtgttctaaggaagtaagttcataaacttgttttgtgaaccgaaaaggaaatttccaggtgttattggttttgttattcattgcatatcttatgaacaaccaatatgtgtgataaagtagaaccgctcacaacttgttgtgtttttggtagaactattcacaaagtcctgacttttgtattggtataacttttattagtaaaaccaatcttaagtaatcaccttggtatgatcgaattatgtctgccttggggaaagggaaccgatccttgtaagggaaaggggaaccgatcctagtatgggaaagggggaaccgatccttgtaaggggtgcagtacatcaaggggaaccgatccttgtatggggtgcatcaaggtttacagcagaaaggggaaccgatcctgtgaacatgtgcaacacatataagttagataccatatatatgtggggaatcgatcctagtacctagtcaaccgaatcttttgagaagctagtgtgactatgcgtagtactcacatggaggtagaaccgaaacttgttttggtagaaccataaacccatgattgtgattgaatgttggtttgatcaatcgcatagttcttgaaagtcagatgaaccaattctaaacttgtttggaagtgtggaaaatcggtttcaaggttgtaagtgtgaaagagaacttacaaagttaagatgtcgacaaactttgaacacgtgctgagaatgtttatttctataattgttcaaagatattacggctaaaggaagagaatcccaggatcgaaacacaaataagttaagaatcttttaattaaggttattaatttcatttgtatggaaattacagaattagtaatgtgcatttactaattatattttccaagagatttcgattgttatttttggacaaagcatttccaggaattatgaaaaccgaatctgtgcatttatgaatatcttgagaatattttcggttttggaaattccttggtgtccaaacttccttgtctataaatacacgaagttttcctttctagtaaactaatccttcgtaacaacagacttcctcttttgtctttgttactggtgtagccgcctatcggagaggagagtaatataattaggtgaaatctcttacgaccactcgttttaaagtcttttttgggattgagaagctctagcgcgacccgttggtgggaacctagataattgcggtttacctttgttttcgattgatttatttgactaacggtggttgaaatctgattgcacctagtttgtttattcttgagaatcttctcttctgatataagattcactcaaactagttcagagtttcgacagggatctttagactgttgtttgttctaaagacgatcttgtgataatccattgttaacagactccgttctgtgcgtgattgatcacaagagattcaagtgattgtgtgcaggtttttattgaagatttaagaagatttgaagacaaagaagatattgaagatcttacttgggttttataatatttggtgtgcacaatacttgtttcgataaaagaggatccaattaataatcggtttttccttgtggtagattggattgattagttgagtagatcggcatcaacacggttcttcggattaaaggtgttgttggcttaatcttaaacgattaccttagggtgattgaacataagatagatctagacccgacgaacaCTACAAAAACATAGGGCTTTTAGTGACGGTTTTTGAAATGTCACAAATAAGAAACAAACGTCACTAATAGCCAAAAAGACCGTCACAAATACGCATTTGTGACGGGCGATCATCCGTCGTTACTACTGGGGGGTCACAAATGTTATTTGTGGCGGTTTGGTTCATTTGTAACGGTTGGACAACCGTCACGAATAATTTTGATTATTTGTGACGGTTTATGGCAGTCCTAAAAATTGGCGTCGTTCAAAATTATCCCAGTAAAAACCGGATTTCAGTTTCTCAGAAGTCGTACACCATTCacacaacaaaataaaaatttcCCCACAACAGTAAAAATTTACACCATTCACACAACCAGAAACTAAACTTAAGATTGTATAAATTTGCACCATCACACATTCATAACAAAGTTTTACATTGATGCACCATAGAAACTTACATATATGTCAATAAGATGTTTAATAATTGATTTAGAAATAGAATCTGGGCAACAGAACAACCCAGATAGTACAAAAGGTAGTAACTAaatttaaaaacacacaaaatgCCTGTGTACAGCTTGGGACAAAATGCGACCACACCTGCAAACATAAACCATTTCAAGTGAAGTATTAGTGTCACAGAAAACTTGAGGAGAACTTCTAGTTGGTGTTGCTGGTCTGTTACCATTTAAGTTCCTGATATAATGGACAACCAAAAATGGAAGCCCGATACTGAATTAATACCAAAGCAAGCATCCAACAAGGTTGAAAGTATATAAAATAGATCAACAGTTGCAAGCAGAGTACTTTTACATACCTGCATCCATGTATCTTCTATATGGCGATCTGGGGATGTTTCTGGTGACGCTGGTGGTAGAAGCATCACACGAAAACCAGAATATTTCAACACATCCTCTCCTTGGAAGGGTTTCCACACTACTAAGATCCTGCATACAAGATACAATTATTGCATGATACGACAAGAGCACACACAAGGTAATTCAAAGGATCGTAGCAAGAAGAAGTTAATTGCAAACACTAGAATTACATGGAACATAAATCACCAGGGAAAGCTTACCTAACCAAAGCAGCACcatgataagcacgtaaatgcaACAATTTTACTCTCATATTTACACTAACTAGGACTCGTATTTCACTAATAATATTGTTTCAAGTCATTTGTAGGAATTACAGGTGAAATATGATCACCGGAGGGGCAAACGGCTAAATTGAGAGCCAAATTGGGGTCCCCATGTGCAGTTACCAATACTAACTCACTGCACCAAAAAGAGAATTATTTATGGTCAGCCATGTTGCTACTTGAGCCATCACGgctagaaaataataaaaaatgaagTAAAGTCATTTGTTTACTCAAGCACGAGAGTCAGAGGTCATTGGGAGTTACGAAAAAGTGGAAGAATAGAAAATGTGAGGAAGTGAATAATTCGAGTGAACTGGTATTCAAGTTAAGTGGATTACGTGTAATTCACTAGAGCTAGAGTTGGGGGACGCGTCTAGGAGCAACAAGCTGTCGTATATGCACTTGTGACGTCTGTGGGTTACCTGAAATTTTGAAGTGAGTTAGAAATGAAATGAACAGGAAAATGGAGTAGATGGTGTTGCTACTGACGGCTTGCTATCCATGAATGTTGTAGGTTCTGTATTCCAAAATTGGTGTTGGTTAATGGCATACTGCACACCAAGACACTCACCAGGGGACGCAAAGTTCACTAAAGGTATTCCAAAATGCTCTGCTTCCTCCAGCAACAAGACAGGTTAGTCTGTTAAACATGAGCATTTAGAAGAAGCAGTTAAACatgatctttctttttccttctttttgctCGATCAATAAGAAAGTATCTCTATGTTCTACTTACCATCTTTAGAACCTCGGCAGTCTTCATAAGATCCAAATCCTCACTCCAACATGTCTTTATTAGTTCAGAAATACGACCCAGCACAATCTGGAGGCTAACAGCTGAATTTCCCTGTTTGTACAAGAAATAACTTGCTcgtatataaaaaataaaatgacatCTTAATGAAGCACATCAGATAATTTTTGAAATAGGAGGGGAAAGGTGAGGCACCTCAGTACTAACAATCCCAGCCAAACAGAACTCATAGCCATCCTCTCGATTCCTCTTCAAGTTGTCGTACCTGTAAACACAAACTACTTGAGTCAGCAGGTGGGGTTAACATCAAGAGGAAAGCACAAGTATGGGAAATAGCATACTTGCCAAGTGCGCCACCAGTTTGATCAAGCTTTTGGTCGGACCACCCTTTACTCGCCGCTGGTAGCAATACATAAGACATTCATCAATTGAGCTTTATGTGCTGATAATTGTGAttaagaaaagaaacaaaattgtaCCTCGTTCAGCAAGTAGAGGTTTACATTCAGCTTTCACGCAATCAAGAAAGCCGAGCAGGTTATCCATACTGTGATTAAAAATCCAACCTTTAATCATAAAACACATAAATTTCTGAAAATTAAACAAAACCCtataaataaaaacctaaatcaGAACTAATTGGACTTGACATCTCCCAAATTCAACAAAACCCTAGAAATATAACAACCTAATCAACAGTATTATCTTATCATCACAAAACTCATCAGAAACTTTTGATTTCCCAAAATCACAGTCAAATACTTTATTATTACAGAAATCAAATCTTAAtacacaaattaaatcaaaacatAATCTATTTTTTATATCGAAATAACTAAAGAAACAAGCTAAAAGAAAGGGGGAATAAATCTTATTTTACCTTCTTAGATTGAAGTCAAAGAAGACGACAAGTGAGATCCTCTTTATCTCGGGTTAGGTTTTAGAATTGAGACAGTATCACTGGAGGAGGAGGAGGGATTTTGGGCTAGGGTTACAGGTCTTGCTCTCTTTGCTGTGAGGTGAGAATCTATGGGGCAGTTTGTATGAAAACATTAATGTAGAAATTTTTTCTTCagcgaaagaagagaagatgtaAGGTGAGAATCCATGGGTGAGTTTGTATGAAAACATTAatgtagaaaaaaaaaaattcagcgagagaagagaagagaagagaagaaagattgGATCTGAAAAAAGAGGATAAGGAAAATACATACTACACAGCCGGTGTGTCTAGTCGGTTTTGTGAAACCGTCAAACTATACATCTAGCTTGACTAAACATAATATTTGCGAGGGTTGGTCAACAACCGTGGGAAATACTTCCTATTACCTACGGCTAGGAAAAAGAAACCCTCACAAATGGCCCTCAGTTTTGTAGtggaaggagtttatgttaagataaacggaagagcctttatccgactcatatcacttggttgaatagagttgataccaaacagttttcttgttcctttactgtttggaatacgaaccaaagggattgttccaagtacgtgacttattcataggtcgaaggcgtgggaatacagacggaactaagtgaactatagggttagttacttggtctcaactatgaagttaggtgtaattttgtgtagcggcttaatcctgagagtatttaattctggattaggtcccggggtttttctgcatttgcggtttcctcgttaacaaaatcttgttgtgccatttacttttattttcctcattataattgttttattataattaaagtaaattacacaaacgttaattcctatttacttgataagcaatcctattgtgtttgtttaagtctgaacctttgtattaagtaaacatacttcgttgttgta
This DNA window, taken from Papaver somniferum cultivar HN1 chromosome 3, ASM357369v1, whole genome shotgun sequence, encodes the following:
- the LOC113357080 gene encoding uncharacterized protein LOC113357080; this encodes MDNLLGFLDCVKAECKPLLAERAASKGWSDQKLDQTGGALGKYDNLKRNREDGYEFCLAGIVSTEGNSAVSLQIVLGRISELIKTCWSEDLDLMKTAEVLKMDLSSVETLPRRGCVEIFWFSCDASTTSVTRNIPRSPYRRYMDAGVVAFCPKLYTGILCVFKFSYYLLYYLGCSVAQILFLNQLLNILLTYM